Part of the Candidatus Chlorohelix allophototropha genome, CACTTTCTCGGCTATGCCCTCGGCTTTTTCCCGGTAGTTTTCGGACTTTTCGCGCTTAAAAACCGAACAGAACAAGCAGAAAAGATAATATGGCGACTTGTAAATTCAGGAATATTATTGCTGATAGTGGCAGAACCGCTGGCGTTATTAGGTCAGAGCGCCAGCCTCGATGAATCTCAGCTTTTCGACAGTACAACCATTGGCGATATCTTAGCCTCAAATTTTGGGCGTGTCTTGGGGCAAAGATTGGGGGCTGCCCTACTGCTATGGGTACTGGTTAGCGTGGCGAGACAAGGAAATAGGGCAGCGAGCAGCGCGATTATCCTAACCGGAATTGTATTAGCGGTGGCAAATGGACAAGCCAGCCATGCAATTAATTTCGGGGTAGCCGGACTGGCTATCAATACATTCCATCTTTTAGCGATGGGCGTATGGGTAGGCGGACTTTTTACGCTGATTGCTCTTTGGCGATTGCCGGAGATAGCCTCGCAACGCCAGTATATAATCAAGCGTTTTGGAAGGTTAGCCGCCCTTGCTTTGCTGGTTTTGGTGACAACCGGAATTGCCAGCAGTATTCTCCAAACATATCGGCTTGAAAATCTGCTTGAGACAAACTACGGCAAGACCTTGATTTTAAAGCTGCTTGTTTTTGTTGTGGCGGTTCTCATCGC contains:
- a CDS encoding copper resistance CopC/CopD family protein, with product MLKAGNVRLKFSIATFIGLVLLFGICRVNVANAHSGFLRSDPADGSILATAPATINIWFSEPIRLIRPGVTVFSPSGTKIEIAAPVIEGQKVTIPVKLDQNGTYRVVWQVISEDTHPVRGSFSFSVGNQSSRLAGSSAEFGAVSLLGLGLQTFSRWLHFLGYALGFFPVVFGLFALKNRTEQAEKIIWRLVNSGILLLIVAEPLALLGQSASLDESQLFDSTTIGDILASNFGRVLGQRLGAALLLWVLVSVARQGNRAASSAIILTGIVLAVANGQASHAINFGVAGLAINTFHLLAMGVWVGGLFTLIALWRLPEIASQRQYIIKRFGRLAALALLVLVTTGIASSILQTYRLENLLETNYGKTLILKLLVFVVAVLIAFAGIRANLSLRWRWWLVEGLTLASILFIVGLLVSLPVG